Proteins found in one Tenrec ecaudatus isolate mTenEca1 chromosome 1 unlocalized genomic scaffold, mTenEca1.hap1 SUPER_1_unloc_14, whole genome shotgun sequence genomic segment:
- the LOC142435771 gene encoding cytosolic phospholipase A2 beta-like yields the protein MQAKLPGTCLHTIHVLQAHSLPARDEGTHPDFCVTLWLPMACNHRLQTRTVNNYRNPVWNQSFHFRVHSQIKNMVELKVFDQDLLTSDDPVLSVLFDVGTLLPGEFRRQSFLLSLQARELSRLHVRLEEAGDQKESKGKVQLVVLGSYEGSQEATVGSDSFRFHFPTCWEQELSIHLQNASQEQLKVPLRALPSDQLVRPGELAVRLGFELYAEEQVFLSRRKQVVAKALQQVPVVAIMATGGGVRAMTSLYGQLTGLRELGLLDCVFYITGASGSTWTLENLYKDPEWSQKDLGGATVLLKTQVTNNMLGVLAPSQLQWYYQELEERTRLGHPACFTNLWALINEAMRHDGPDVHKLSEQRQALRHGQKALPMYYALNTKGHGLSTFEFGGAFIPSELFGSEFFMGRLMKRMPESRICFLEDKEQVPVLKMEVPPSLAGRIGELLSGLLTWRPLAQATHNFLRGLQFHKDYFQHPHFSSWKDTKLDELPNQLTPGEPRLCLLDVGYFVNTSCPPLLQPTRDVDLILSLDYNLNAAFQLVGRMCQEQGIPFLPISPSLDEERQPRECHKFSDPGRPEAPVILHFPLVKDSFRDHSAPGVPRTPEEQEAGRVNLTPSDSPYHYSKVTYSQEDLDKLLGLAHYNICNNQERLPAALREALRKRRQR from the exons ATGCAG GCCAAGTTGCCCGGGACCTGCCTGCACACCATTCATGTGCTGCAGGcccacagcctgcctgccagggatGAGG GGACCCACCCTGACTTCTGTGTGACCCTGTGGCTGCCCATGGCCTGCAACCACCGGCTCCAGACGCGCACTGTCAACAACTACAGAAACCCTGTCTGGAACCAGAGCTTCCACTTCCGGGTGCACAGCCAGATCAAG AACATGGTTGAGCTGAAAGTCTTTGACCAGGACCTGCTGACCAGCGACGACCCCGTGCTGTCAGTGCTGTTTGACGTGGGCACTCTGCTTCCTGGGGAGTTCCGGCGCCAGAGCTTCTTGCTGAGCCTGCAG GCCCGTGAGCTTTCCCGCTTGCATGTGCGGCTGGAGGAGGCCGGGGACCAGAAGG AGTCAAAGGGAAAAGTCCAGCTTGTGGTCCTCGGGTCCTATGAGGGATCTCAGGAGGCCACCGTAGGCAGCGACTCCTTCCGTTTCCACTTCCCCACctgctgggagcaggagctgagtaTCCACCTGCAG AATGCCTCCCAGGAGCAACTGAAGGTGCCACTCAGGGCCCTGCCATCAGACCAGCTCGTGAG accaggggagctgGCCGTGCGCCTGGGCTTCGAGCTGTATGCTGAGGAGCAGGTCTTCCTGagcaggaggaagcaggtggtggccaagGCCCTGCAGCAG GTCCCAGTGGTGGCAATCATGGCTACTGGTGGAGGGGTCCGGGCAATGACTTCCCTGTATGGGCAGCTGACCGGCCTCAGGGAGCTGGGCCTCTTGGACTGCGTCTTCTACATCACAGGGGCCTCGGGCTCCACTTG GACCTTAGAAAACCTCTACAAGGATCCAGAGTGGTCGCAGAAGGACCTGGGGGGTGCCACCGTACTGCTGAAGACGCAGGTGACCAATAACATGCTGGGCGTGTTGGCTCCCAGCCAGCTGCAATGGTactaccaggagctggaggagcgcaCTCGCCTGGGACACCCGGCCTGCTTCACCAACCTCTGGGCCCTCATCAATGAGGCCATGCGACATGATGGG CCTGATGTCCACAAGCTCTCGGAGCAGCGACAGGCTCTGAGGCACGGCCAGAAAGCTCTCCCCATGTACTATGCCCTCAACACTAAGGGGCACGGCCTGTCCACCTTTGAATTTGGAG GTGCCTTCATCCCCTCCGAGCTCTTCGGCTCCGAGTTCTTCATGGGGCGGCTGATGAAGAGGATGCCTGAGTCCCGcatctgcttcctggaag ACAAGGAGCAGGTCCCAGTGCTGAAGATGGAAGTGCCACCCAGCCTGGCTGGGAGGATCGGGGAGTTGTTGTCTGGCCTCCTGACGTGGCGTCCGCTTGCCCAGGCCACCCACAACTTTCTGCGTGGTCTCCAGTTCCACAAAGACTATTTCCAGCACCCTCacttctcctcctggaaag ACACCAAACTGGATGAACTCCCTAACCAGCTGACCCCTGGTGAGCCCCGCCTGTGCCTGCTGGACGTGGGCTACTTTGTCAACACCAGCTGCCCGCCCCTCCTGCAGCCCACCCGGGACGTGGACCTCATCCTGTCGCTGGACTACAACTTAAATGCCGCCTTTCAG ctggtgggccgcatgtgccaAGAGCAGGGCATCCCGTTCCTGCCCATCTCTCCCAGCCTTGATGAGGAGCGCCAGCCTCGGGAGTGCCACAAGTTCTCTGATCCCGGCCGGCCTGAGGCCCCagtcattctgcacttccccctggtcAAGGACTCCTTCCGGGACCACTCAGCCCCTG GGGTCCCTAGGACACCCGAGGAGCAGGAGGCCGGCCGGGTGAACCTGACTCCGTCTGACTCCCCCTACCACTACTCGAAAGTGACCTATAGCCAAGAGGACTTGGACAAGCTTCTGGGCCTGGCCCACTACAACATCTGCAACAACCAGGAGCGGCTGCCGGCTGCCCTGCGCGAGGCCCTGCGGAAGAGGAGGCAGCGCTGA